Proteins encoded together in one Pelagicoccus enzymogenes window:
- a CDS encoding FadR/GntR family transcriptional regulator, translating into MTAAAKKNRIEDVTEILLSKYSGLERDWLPPERQLAQELQISRPLLREAIKQLKIQGYLEPVHGIGVKVIHHPNAPIKALLETQLPSAADRIRQFGDLRALVEPQIAAWAADKAQSNRRQTKALRDLHEKMEAAPTYEEKVELDIAFHRAIAELANNQVLALMLSAVADLEKENRTLTLAAVGVDKSLKQHASILQAIESSDAAAAKRAMRAHIDAAQSQSAKA; encoded by the coding sequence ATGACTGCAGCTGCCAAAAAAAACCGCATCGAAGACGTTACCGAAATCTTGCTGAGCAAGTATTCGGGCTTGGAACGCGATTGGCTGCCTCCCGAACGACAGCTCGCCCAGGAGCTGCAAATCAGCCGCCCCCTCTTGCGCGAAGCCATCAAGCAGCTGAAGATCCAAGGTTACCTCGAACCGGTACACGGCATCGGAGTGAAAGTGATCCACCACCCCAACGCTCCCATCAAAGCCTTGCTGGAAACACAGCTTCCCAGTGCCGCAGACCGCATACGCCAGTTCGGAGACCTCAGAGCCCTCGTCGAACCCCAAATTGCGGCTTGGGCCGCGGACAAGGCCCAAAGCAACCGCAGGCAAACCAAGGCGCTGCGAGACCTTCACGAAAAAATGGAGGCCGCCCCCACCTACGAGGAAAAGGTTGAACTGGATATCGCCTTTCATCGGGCGATCGCAGAACTCGCCAACAACCAAGTCCTCGCATTGATGCTCTCCGCTGTCGCCGACCTCGAGAAAGAGAACCGCACCCTCACCCTCGCTGCCGTTGGCGTCGACAAATCGCTCAAGCAACACGCCTCCATTCTGCAGGCCATCGAAAGCTCTGACGCCGCCGCCGCCAAACGAGCGATGCGCGCCCACATCGACGCCGCCCAATCCCAATCTGCCAAGGCTTAA
- a CDS encoding FAD-binding oxidoreductase — MIAQLRALLRPDQILTETVDLIPYGFDGTAMLKEKANAVVFPETTEEVAAIVKLAHKEKTPIVTRGSGTGLSGGSIPVKNGIVLCLVKMNRILEIDTKNLTLTAEAGTITQAIDDAAAAEGLIYPPDPGSMKISTIGGNVANNSGGLRGLKYGVTRNYVMGMEVVLPNGDIAWLGNKCVKDVAGYSLKDLFIGSEGTLGIVTKVLLRLLPRPEARKTILATFNDIEDAAQTVSDIIAAKIIPCTLEFLDQTTIRCVEDFAKIGLPTEAKALLLMESDGPASAVEEEAQKMQAIAQSNRALSLRVAANSEEAVQLATARRSAFSALARIRPTTILEDVTVPRSKLAATVRFIESVAQKHGLKIANFGHMGDGNLHPTFLTNERDGEEIERVEKAMHEIFEYTIAAGGTITGEHGVGLAKKGHLPDQFADASYPLLQSIKRSLDPEQLLNPGKLFDL; from the coding sequence ATGATCGCCCAACTTCGCGCCCTCCTCCGTCCCGACCAAATCCTCACTGAGACAGTCGATCTCATTCCCTACGGTTTCGACGGCACCGCCATGCTCAAGGAAAAGGCCAACGCGGTCGTGTTTCCGGAAACGACCGAGGAAGTCGCGGCTATCGTCAAGTTGGCTCATAAGGAAAAAACTCCCATCGTCACGCGAGGTTCGGGGACCGGACTTTCCGGGGGTTCGATCCCTGTCAAAAACGGAATCGTGCTCTGTCTCGTCAAAATGAACCGTATCCTCGAGATCGATACGAAAAACCTGACGCTCACCGCTGAGGCGGGCACCATCACCCAAGCCATCGACGACGCAGCCGCGGCCGAAGGTCTCATCTACCCTCCCGACCCTGGCTCCATGAAAATTTCCACCATCGGCGGAAACGTGGCCAACAACTCCGGCGGACTCCGCGGACTCAAGTACGGCGTCACCCGCAACTACGTGATGGGAATGGAAGTAGTCCTGCCCAACGGAGACATCGCTTGGCTCGGCAACAAGTGCGTCAAGGACGTCGCCGGCTACTCGTTGAAAGACCTTTTCATCGGCTCCGAGGGCACCCTCGGAATTGTCACCAAAGTTCTGCTACGGCTCCTGCCCCGCCCTGAAGCTCGCAAGACCATCCTCGCCACCTTCAACGATATCGAAGACGCGGCCCAGACCGTTTCCGACATCATCGCGGCCAAGATCATTCCCTGCACCCTGGAATTCCTGGATCAAACCACTATCCGCTGCGTTGAAGACTTCGCCAAGATCGGACTGCCCACCGAAGCCAAGGCCCTGCTCCTGATGGAGAGCGACGGCCCCGCATCCGCAGTCGAGGAGGAAGCGCAAAAGATGCAGGCCATCGCCCAGAGCAACCGAGCGCTCAGCCTTCGCGTCGCCGCCAACAGCGAGGAAGCCGTCCAACTTGCCACTGCCCGACGCTCCGCATTTTCCGCCCTCGCCCGCATCCGCCCGACCACCATCCTAGAAGATGTGACAGTCCCTCGCAGCAAGCTGGCCGCCACCGTGCGCTTCATCGAATCGGTCGCTCAAAAGCACGGACTCAAGATTGCCAACTTCGGGCACATGGGCGACGGAAACCTGCATCCGACCTTCCTCACTAACGAGCGCGACGGCGAGGAGATCGAACGCGTGGAAAAGGCCATGCACGAGATTTTTGAATACACCATCGCAGCGGGCGGGACAATCACCGGCGAACACGGAGTCGGCCTCGCCAAAAAGGGGCACCTGCCCGACCAGTTCGCCGACGCCTCCTACCCGCTCCTACAAAGCATCAAGCGAAGCCTGGACCCCGAGCAGCTGCTCAATCCGGGCAAACTCTTCGACCTCTAA
- a CDS encoding sulfatase family protein, with amino-acid sequence MSEKRKNILFLFTDQFRADCIGALGNSQIKTPNLDRLVRSGTAFTRCYTPSPVCVAARHALTCGVSPHQTGCVDNVDIECHRTSFMDELNMLEYQTHGVGKMHFVEGKGDWGFQSRDVSEELVYPGVRDDYRDYLAKNGFEHVLDPHGLRSEYYYLPQPSQLPDRHHNTTWVADRSIDFLRNRDRDRPFFLWSSFIKPHPPFETPIPWSRIYSMHEMDEPYLPDGYEEQQSLWNRVQNRYKYRDGGYDRHISRMIRAAYYATISHVDFHLGRILDALGDEIENTLVVFSSDHGEMLGDFGCYGKRCMLDASARIPMLASLPGVIPEGEICDRAVSLLDLYPTFIDTADPLMSKTSLEGTSLVSTLEGNEAERVVFSQFSQNGLGLYLAADSKWKYVYSAADEKEWLYRGSEEEINLAADPAFSGELIRLRESLFERFKGDGYDAPWDGEGWRQFPKWEMPAAKDYGLLRQDPPELQQEIAALGVYERPRPDTANILKELADFSTQSGVRNPR; translated from the coding sequence ATGTCCGAGAAGCGTAAAAACATCCTCTTCCTTTTCACTGACCAGTTCCGGGCTGACTGTATCGGGGCCCTTGGAAACTCCCAGATCAAGACTCCAAACCTCGACCGGCTTGTGCGTTCGGGGACAGCCTTTACTCGCTGCTACACTCCGAGTCCGGTGTGCGTAGCGGCGCGCCATGCTCTCACTTGTGGGGTGTCGCCCCACCAGACAGGGTGCGTGGACAACGTCGATATCGAGTGTCACCGTACCAGTTTCATGGATGAGCTGAACATGCTGGAATACCAGACGCATGGCGTGGGAAAAATGCACTTCGTGGAGGGAAAAGGGGATTGGGGCTTTCAGAGTCGCGACGTTTCCGAAGAGCTTGTGTATCCAGGCGTTCGAGACGACTACCGGGACTATCTTGCGAAAAATGGCTTCGAGCACGTGCTGGATCCTCACGGATTGCGCAGCGAATACTACTATCTGCCGCAACCGTCCCAATTGCCGGACAGGCATCACAACACGACCTGGGTGGCGGATCGTTCCATCGATTTCCTGCGAAACCGCGACAGGGATCGGCCGTTTTTCTTGTGGAGTAGTTTCATAAAGCCGCATCCCCCTTTTGAGACTCCCATTCCGTGGTCGCGAATATACAGCATGCACGAGATGGACGAACCGTATTTGCCGGATGGTTACGAGGAGCAGCAGAGCCTTTGGAATCGCGTGCAAAACCGTTACAAGTACCGTGACGGTGGATACGACCGGCACATCAGCCGCATGATTCGGGCAGCCTACTATGCCACGATATCGCACGTGGATTTCCATCTTGGGCGAATTCTGGACGCTCTGGGCGATGAAATCGAAAACACCTTGGTCGTCTTCTCTTCCGACCACGGGGAAATGCTGGGCGATTTCGGCTGTTACGGAAAGCGCTGCATGCTGGATGCTTCAGCTAGGATCCCTATGCTTGCCAGTTTGCCTGGCGTCATACCGGAAGGTGAAATCTGCGATAGGGCAGTGAGTCTCCTGGATTTGTATCCAACCTTTATTGACACTGCCGATCCTTTGATGAGCAAGACGAGCCTTGAAGGGACAAGCTTGGTGTCGACTCTTGAGGGCAACGAAGCAGAGCGAGTCGTATTTAGCCAATTTTCCCAGAATGGTTTGGGGTTGTATCTCGCCGCTGACTCGAAGTGGAAATACGTTTACAGCGCTGCGGATGAAAAGGAGTGGTTGTACCGGGGCAGCGAAGAGGAGATAAACTTGGCTGCAGATCCCGCTTTTTCCGGCGAACTGATTCGTTTGAGGGAGTCGCTCTTCGAGCGATTCAAGGGAGACGGATACGACGCTCCTTGGGATGGGGAGGGCTGGCGTCAGTTTCCCAAATGGGAGATGCCGGCTGCGAAAGACTACGGTTTGTTGCGGCAGGATCCGCCGGAGCTGCAGCAGGAGATTGCCGCCCTTGGCGTTTATGAGAGGCCAAGGCCCGATACCGCTAACATTCTCAAGGAGTTAGCCGACTTTTCCACGCAGAGCGGAGTTCGGAATCCGCGGTAA
- a CDS encoding (Fe-S)-binding protein, protein MQSAQNFLKELDYSVLQQCMHCGMCLPTCPTYTTTGKEKNSPRGRISLMRAVADDELTVTEAFGEEMYYCLGCLACTTACPAGVDYAHLFESARAQVEEKGVLDHPERRFWRWLTLKVLFRYPRLLRAAGRLIYLYQQSGLDRALRKSKLLNWLAPELAALEPMTPKICHHFSDTLIKEQEKAIEGKYKVGFLTGCVQDLAFSNVNRDTVDVLLANRCEVVTPRNQTCCGSLHGHNGAPELAKELARKTIDQFEDLDSLDAIISNAGGCGSHLKHYHRLLSDDPEYAEKAKLWDAKLKDIHEFLAEIEMVPPPKKVHSQSVTYHDSCHLCHGQKVSQQPRNLLKLIPGLVYEELPEANRCCGSAGIYNITQPEESQRQLDRKMEQLAKTDATVVATANPGCHLQLQNGIKTGKLGKQVVHPISLLAQAYR, encoded by the coding sequence ATGCAATCCGCCCAAAACTTCCTCAAGGAGCTCGACTACTCCGTCCTGCAGCAGTGCATGCACTGCGGCATGTGCCTTCCGACCTGTCCTACCTACACCACTACAGGAAAAGAGAAAAACAGCCCCCGTGGCCGCATTTCCCTTATGCGAGCCGTCGCCGACGACGAACTCACGGTCACCGAAGCCTTTGGCGAGGAAATGTACTACTGCCTCGGTTGCCTAGCCTGTACCACCGCCTGTCCCGCAGGAGTCGACTATGCCCATCTCTTCGAGAGCGCTCGAGCGCAAGTGGAAGAAAAAGGCGTCCTTGACCATCCCGAACGCCGCTTCTGGCGTTGGCTCACCTTAAAGGTGCTCTTCCGCTACCCCAGACTGCTGCGCGCTGCCGGTAGACTGATCTACCTCTACCAGCAGTCAGGGCTAGACCGGGCCCTGCGTAAGTCGAAGCTGCTCAATTGGCTCGCTCCGGAGCTTGCCGCGCTCGAACCGATGACTCCCAAGATCTGTCATCACTTCTCTGATACGCTCATCAAAGAGCAGGAAAAGGCGATCGAAGGGAAATACAAAGTTGGGTTCCTCACCGGCTGCGTACAAGACCTCGCATTTTCAAACGTCAACCGCGACACCGTCGACGTGCTCCTTGCCAATCGCTGCGAAGTAGTCACCCCGCGAAACCAAACATGCTGCGGCTCGCTGCATGGTCACAACGGAGCGCCTGAGCTCGCCAAAGAGCTCGCCCGCAAAACCATCGACCAGTTCGAGGACCTGGATTCCCTGGATGCCATCATCTCCAACGCTGGAGGCTGCGGCTCTCACTTGAAGCACTACCATCGCCTCCTGTCCGACGATCCTGAATACGCAGAAAAGGCGAAGCTCTGGGATGCCAAGCTTAAGGATATCCACGAATTCCTAGCTGAGATCGAAATGGTCCCGCCCCCCAAAAAGGTGCACAGCCAATCAGTCACCTACCATGACTCTTGCCACCTCTGCCACGGCCAAAAAGTCAGCCAACAGCCACGCAATCTGCTCAAGCTCATCCCGGGACTCGTATACGAAGAGCTCCCCGAGGCCAACCGCTGTTGCGGAAGCGCGGGGATCTACAATATCACGCAACCTGAGGAATCGCAGCGTCAGCTCGATCGAAAAATGGAGCAGCTCGCCAAAACGGACGCAACGGTCGTGGCGACCGCAAATCCTGGCTGCCACCTGCAGCTTCAAAACGGAATCAAGACAGGAAAGCTTGGCAAACAAGTCGTCCACCCCATTTCCCTCCTCGCCCAAGCCTATCGCTAG